Proteins co-encoded in one Sphingopyxis sp. BE259 genomic window:
- a CDS encoding hemerythrin domain-containing protein: MAETKIFARLKADHDRHRKLLDQIDETKGDSPEREKLFEAFRVEVTAHAASEEMSLYATMLGKPDLREDAQHSVSEHKEIDDLLTELYEMDFASTGWLTRFRTMKHRYLHHIEEEEDEMFPEAEEGLSEAKKKELVAIFEKEKPKEKAKAAADEPSSEDEKE, from the coding sequence ATGGCTGAAACCAAAATCTTTGCGCGACTGAAGGCCGATCACGACCGCCACCGCAAATTGCTCGACCAGATCGACGAAACCAAGGGCGACAGCCCCGAGCGCGAAAAGCTGTTTGAGGCGTTTCGCGTCGAGGTGACCGCGCACGCCGCGTCCGAAGAGATGTCGCTCTATGCGACGATGCTCGGCAAACCCGACCTCCGCGAAGACGCCCAGCACAGCGTGTCGGAACACAAGGAAATCGACGACCTGCTGACCGAGCTTTACGAGATGGACTTCGCCTCGACCGGCTGGCTGACCCGCTTTCGCACGATGAAGCACCGCTACCTCCACCATATCGAGGAAGAAGAAGACGAAATGTTCCCCGAAGCCGAAGAGGGCCTGTCGGAAGCGAAAAAGAAGGAACTGGTCGCCATCTTTGAAAAGGAAAAGCCGAAGGAAAAGGCGAAGGCGGCCGCCGACGAGCCGTCGAGCGAGGACGAGAAGGAATAA
- a CDS encoding peptidylprolyl isomerase, with protein MTFSFRPMILTAMAFGLTAAAVAQEAPSAPNPMPDTAQPAPPMEAPAPPVETPPADAPAATEAAPATVAAPVVAPAMTPDQYINNPEYMLNIDLSTGGRVVIQLYPNVAPGHVERLKQLARAGFYDGIKFHRVIDGFMAQTGDPTATGQGGSQLPDLKAEFNVTPHLRGTLSMARAENEDSANSQFFIMLQPRFSLDRRYTAFGRVVSGMQYVDAIQKGEPPVVMSRMVQVSVAADNKPIPPASLLTEAAPAPAAAADVTVDQLNAPIGQ; from the coding sequence ATGACATTTTCTTTCCGCCCCATGATTCTCACGGCGATGGCGTTCGGTCTTACGGCGGCGGCCGTCGCGCAAGAGGCGCCGTCGGCGCCGAATCCGATGCCTGACACCGCCCAGCCTGCGCCGCCGATGGAAGCGCCCGCGCCGCCGGTCGAAACCCCGCCCGCCGATGCGCCCGCGGCGACCGAGGCCGCTCCCGCCACCGTCGCTGCGCCCGTCGTCGCCCCCGCGATGACCCCCGACCAATATATCAACAACCCCGAATATATGCTCAACATCGACCTTTCGACGGGGGGCCGGGTGGTGATCCAGCTCTATCCGAACGTTGCGCCCGGCCATGTCGAGCGACTGAAGCAATTGGCCCGCGCCGGCTTTTACGACGGGATCAAGTTCCACCGCGTGATCGATGGCTTCATGGCCCAGACCGGCGACCCGACCGCGACCGGGCAGGGCGGCTCGCAGCTTCCCGACCTCAAGGCCGAATTCAATGTAACCCCGCACCTGCGCGGCACCTTGTCGATGGCGCGCGCCGAAAATGAAGACAGCGCCAACAGCCAGTTCTTCATCATGCTCCAGCCGCGTTTTTCGCTCGATCGCCGCTACACCGCCTTCGGCCGCGTCGTGTCGGGGATGCAATATGTCGATGCGATCCAAAAGGGCGAGCCGCCCGTGGTGATGTCGCGCATGGTCCAGGTATCGGTGGCCGCCGACAACAAGCCGATCCCGCCGGCATCGCTGCTGACCGAGGCGGCGCCCGCTCCGGCCGCGGCGGCCGACGTGACGGTCGATCAGCTCAACGCGCCGATCGGCCAGTAA
- the queA gene encoding tRNA preQ1(34) S-adenosylmethionine ribosyltransferase-isomerase QueA, which translates to MRVDAFDFDLPNERIALRPARPRDAARMLVVDGDRIVDAGVGDLPAWLRPGDCLVFNDTRVIPAQLEGRRGVRQDDVQSASGAKIGATLHKRIDLRRWQAFVRNAKRLRVGETVDFGAGVSALAEERLPDGSFILAFAGDEPVEVLLDRAGTMPLPPYIAGKRPTDDDDRSDYQTMFATKDGAVAAPTAALHFTPALLETLAAAGIATETLTLHVGAGTFLPVKADDTEDHVMHAEWGRIEADTAARLNAVRAAGGRVIAVGTTSLRLLESAAQDDGTIAAFAGDTAIFITPGYRFKAIDGLMTNFHLPRSTLFMLVSALMGLEVMQRAYGHAIAADYRFYSYGDASLLLPGTAG; encoded by the coding sequence ATGCGCGTCGACGCCTTCGATTTTGACCTGCCGAACGAACGCATCGCGCTGCGCCCAGCGCGGCCGCGCGACGCGGCGCGGATGCTGGTGGTCGACGGCGACCGGATCGTCGATGCGGGGGTCGGCGACTTGCCCGCGTGGCTGCGCCCCGGCGACTGTCTGGTGTTCAACGATACGCGCGTAATCCCGGCACAGCTGGAGGGACGCCGCGGCGTTCGACAAGATGACGTGCAGAGCGCGTCGGGGGCGAAAATCGGCGCGACGCTCCACAAGCGGATCGACCTGCGCCGCTGGCAGGCCTTCGTCCGCAACGCCAAACGGCTGCGGGTCGGCGAGACGGTCGATTTCGGCGCGGGCGTTTCGGCGCTGGCCGAGGAGCGATTGCCCGACGGCAGCTTCATCCTGGCGTTCGCGGGCGATGAGCCGGTGGAAGTCCTGCTCGACCGCGCGGGGACGATGCCGCTGCCGCCCTATATCGCGGGCAAGCGCCCCACCGACGATGACGACCGGTCCGATTACCAGACGATGTTCGCGACAAAGGATGGCGCGGTCGCGGCGCCGACCGCGGCGCTCCACTTCACGCCCGCGCTGCTCGAAACGCTGGCGGCCGCGGGAATCGCGACCGAGACGCTGACGCTGCACGTCGGCGCGGGCACCTTCCTGCCGGTGAAGGCCGACGACACCGAAGATCATGTCATGCACGCCGAATGGGGGCGGATCGAGGCCGACACCGCGGCGCGGCTCAACGCCGTGCGCGCCGCGGGCGGCCGCGTCATCGCGGTCGGCACCACCAGCCTGCGGTTGCTGGAAAGCGCGGCGCAGGACGACGGCACGATCGCCGCTTTCGCGGGCGACACGGCGATCTTCATCACCCCCGGCTATCGGTTCAAGGCGATCGACGGGCTGATGACCAACTTCCACCTGCCGCGCTCGACCCTGTTCATGCTGGTCAGTGCACTGATGGGGCTGGAGGTCATGCAGCGCGCCTATGGCCACGCGATCGCCGCCGACTACCGGTTCTACAGCTATGGCGACGCCAGCCTGTTGCTGCCTGGGACCGCCGGTTAG
- the coaD gene encoding pantetheine-phosphate adenylyltransferase encodes MRIGVYPGTFDPITLGHMDIIRRGAKLVDRLVIGVTTNITKSPLFDDDERIEMVRSEVAGLGGDIRVVGFNSLLMDFAEREGAGMIVRGLRAVADFEYEYQMAGMNQQLNDRIETVFLMADVGLQPIASRLVKEIAIFGGDIHKFVTPSVRTAVVARIAERGLLQGDH; translated from the coding sequence ATGCGTATTGGGGTTTATCCCGGAACCTTTGACCCGATCACGTTGGGCCACATGGACATCATCCGCCGCGGCGCCAAGCTGGTCGATCGGCTGGTCATCGGCGTCACCACCAACATTACCAAATCGCCGCTGTTCGACGACGACGAACGGATCGAGATGGTCCGCAGCGAAGTGGCGGGGCTGGGCGGCGATATTCGCGTCGTCGGTTTCAACTCGTTGCTGATGGATTTCGCCGAGCGCGAGGGCGCCGGGATGATCGTGCGCGGGCTGCGCGCGGTCGCTGATTTCGAATATGAATATCAGATGGCGGGAATGAACCAGCAGCTCAACGACCGGATCGAAACGGTCTTTCTGATGGCCGACGTCGGGCTGCAACCAATCGCATCGCGGCTGGTCAAGGAAATCGCGATCTTTGGCGGCGACATCCATAAATTTGTGACCCCGTCGGTGCGCACCGCGGTGGTTGCGCGCATCGCCGAGCGTGGGCTGTTGCAAGGCGATCACTGA
- a CDS encoding EAL domain-containing protein, giving the protein MDGPSRIDVGEQTVSGVDESQRGFFGMIGSRISKPRGDVAPNLHTREALLLLQNYEESGQGWFWSTDAKGRLTYITDSVARLMGRTSGELLGTIFTELFLPVDSHGERQRTLPFLLTKQSKFDELPLRSAFEGDDRWWAISGRPQFDSGGKFTGYRGSGTDITAQRRSAEDASRLALYDSLTGLANRFNISKKLDTTLAAFATQQRVCAIMLLDLDRFKQVNDTLGHPAGDALLKQVAERLLKIVGDKEMVSRLGGDEFQIILPDIDDRGKLGDMAADIINSLSQPYSVEGSRCIIGASVGVAISPFDGLSSDDLVRNADLALYAAKGNGRGRFSFYSSDLHQAAEVRRALEDDLRDALARGEMELSYQPVVNAKSNMVTGVEALVRWTHRERGLISPAVFIPIAEEANLIWALGEWVLRKACEDAIKWPGDMRVAVNVSPIQFANEDLPKIIASALATTGLAPDRLELEITESVFLGDSAETGKMFNALKALGVRLALDDFGTGYSSLSYLQTAPFDKIKIDQSFVRDATVPGSRNGAIIAAIVALAEALEMETTAEGIESLDQLDLIRKLNVSHVQGYVYSKPVPHDELLEHAEAGSWMIKPAGPARQRNDRFSLFRTVGAIHDNHRYNVVIRNLSSTGAFIEGILNVPLGTQFVIDFGEGQLVTATVRRSMKHQQGVEFEQTMVSDGNGGLCTRHRVSPYLIAAATQSTAAMALPMFTTTSDWKAA; this is encoded by the coding sequence ATGGACGGACCATCGCGGATCGATGTGGGCGAACAAACGGTTTCAGGTGTTGATGAAAGCCAGCGCGGCTTTTTCGGCATGATCGGATCGCGTATCAGTAAACCGCGCGGCGACGTCGCGCCGAACCTGCATACCCGCGAAGCCCTCCTCCTCCTCCAGAATTACGAAGAAAGCGGCCAGGGCTGGTTCTGGTCGACCGACGCCAAAGGGCGCCTGACGTATATCACCGATTCGGTGGCGCGGCTGATGGGACGGACCAGCGGCGAATTGCTGGGGACGATCTTTACCGAGCTGTTCCTGCCCGTCGACAGCCATGGCGAGCGCCAGCGCACCTTGCCGTTCCTGCTCACCAAACAATCGAAATTCGACGAGTTGCCGCTCCGCAGCGCGTTCGAGGGCGATGACCGCTGGTGGGCGATTTCGGGGCGGCCGCAGTTCGACAGTGGCGGCAAGTTCACCGGCTATCGCGGCAGCGGCACCGACATCACGGCCCAGCGCCGATCCGCGGAGGATGCATCGCGGTTGGCGCTTTACGATTCGCTGACCGGGCTTGCCAACCGCTTCAACATCTCGAAAAAGCTCGACACCACGCTCGCCGCCTTTGCCACGCAACAGCGCGTCTGTGCGATCATGCTGCTCGACCTCGATCGGTTCAAACAGGTCAATGACACGCTGGGTCATCCGGCGGGCGATGCGCTGCTCAAACAGGTCGCCGAACGCCTGCTCAAGATTGTCGGCGACAAGGAAATGGTCAGTCGGCTCGGCGGCGATGAATTCCAGATCATTCTGCCCGACATCGACGACCGCGGCAAATTGGGCGACATGGCCGCCGACATTATCAACAGCCTGTCGCAGCCCTATTCGGTCGAGGGCAGCCGCTGTATCATCGGCGCCTCGGTCGGGGTGGCGATTTCACCGTTCGATGGGCTGAGCAGCGATGATCTGGTCCGGAACGCCGACCTGGCGCTCTACGCCGCCAAGGGCAACGGGCGCGGCCGATTCAGTTTCTATTCGAGCGACCTGCATCAGGCCGCCGAGGTGCGCCGCGCTCTCGAAGATGATCTGCGCGACGCTTTGGCGCGCGGCGAGATGGAGCTGAGCTATCAGCCGGTCGTCAACGCCAAGTCGAATATGGTGACCGGGGTCGAGGCGCTGGTCCGCTGGACGCACCGCGAGCGCGGGCTGATTTCACCGGCGGTCTTCATTCCGATCGCCGAGGAAGCCAATCTGATCTGGGCACTTGGTGAATGGGTGCTGCGCAAGGCGTGCGAGGATGCGATCAAATGGCCCGGCGACATGCGGGTCGCGGTCAACGTATCGCCGATCCAGTTTGCCAACGAAGACTTGCCCAAGATCATCGCCAGCGCGCTCGCGACGACCGGGCTGGCGCCCGACCGGCTCGAACTGGAAATCACTGAAAGCGTGTTCCTTGGCGACTCCGCGGAAACCGGCAAGATGTTCAACGCGCTGAAAGCATTGGGGGTGCGCCTCGCACTCGACGATTTCGGCACCGGCTATTCGTCGCTCAGCTATTTGCAGACCGCGCCGTTCGACAAGATCAAGATCGACCAGAGCTTTGTGCGCGACGCCACAGTGCCGGGGTCACGCAACGGCGCGATCATCGCCGCGATCGTCGCGCTCGCCGAAGCGCTAGAGATGGAAACGACCGCAGAGGGCATCGAATCGCTCGATCAGCTCGACCTCATCCGCAAGCTCAACGTCAGCCATGTTCAAGGCTATGTGTACAGCAAGCCGGTGCCGCATGATGAGCTGCTCGAACATGCCGAGGCGGGATCGTGGATGATCAAGCCGGCGGGGCCGGCGCGTCAGCGCAACGACCGTTTCTCGCTGTTCCGCACGGTTGGGGCGATCCATGACAACCACCGCTATAACGTGGTGATTCGTAACCTGTCGTCGACCGGCGCCTTTATCGAGGGCATTTTGAATGTCCCGCTCGGCACCCAGTTTGTCATCGATTTCGGCGAAGGGCAGCTCGTCACTGCCACCGTCCGCCGGTCGATGAAGCACCAACAGGGGGTCGAATTCGAACAAACGATGGTCAGCGACGGCAATGGCGGGCTGTGTACGCGGCACCGCGTGTCGCCCTATCTGATCGCCGCCGCGACGCAATCGACCGCCGCGATGGCGCTGCCGATGTTTACGACCACGAGCGACTGGAAAGCCGCCTGA
- a CDS encoding polyprenyl synthetase family protein, translated as MAAIDRLFDQLLPVPSDPRAPLYEAMRHAAIAGGKRLRPLLVRAAGDLFHVDRGLSLRVGAAVEAMHVYSLIHDDLPCMDDDDLRRGKPTVHKAFDEATAVLAGDSLHALAFEWLCDPATSSDPFVRGELCCELSRAAGPAGMAGGQMMDLAAETANFDLPTVTRLQQLKTGALIAFSVEAGAILARIPPEGRTALRAYARDIGLAFQIADDIMDVEGDEALAGKALHKDEAAGKGTFVTLMGLERAREQATALVDQAIGHLASFGDEATLLRAIARYVVERDR; from the coding sequence ATGGCGGCGATCGACCGGCTGTTTGACCAGCTGCTGCCGGTGCCCAGCGATCCGCGCGCGCCGCTTTATGAAGCGATGCGTCATGCCGCGATCGCAGGGGGGAAGCGGCTGCGCCCGCTGCTCGTTCGCGCCGCGGGCGATCTGTTCCATGTCGATCGCGGGCTCAGCCTGCGCGTCGGCGCGGCGGTCGAGGCGATGCATGTCTATTCGCTGATCCACGACGATCTGCCGTGCATGGACGATGACGATCTGCGCCGCGGCAAGCCGACCGTGCACAAGGCATTCGACGAGGCGACCGCGGTGCTCGCGGGCGATTCGCTCCACGCGCTGGCGTTCGAATGGCTGTGCGATCCGGCGACGAGCAGCGATCCGTTCGTGCGCGGCGAACTATGCTGTGAGCTTTCGCGGGCGGCGGGTCCGGCGGGGATGGCGGGCGGCCAGATGATGGACCTTGCCGCCGAAACCGCGAATTTCGACCTGCCGACGGTGACGCGATTGCAGCAGCTCAAGACCGGCGCGCTGATTGCCTTTTCGGTCGAGGCCGGGGCGATCCTGGCGCGTATTCCGCCCGAGGGGCGCACCGCGCTCCGCGCCTATGCCCGCGACATCGGGCTGGCGTTCCAGATCGCCGACGACATCATGGATGTCGAGGGCGACGAGGCGCTGGCGGGCAAGGCGTTGCACAAGGACGAAGCGGCGGGCAAGGGCACCTTTGTCACCCTGATGGGACTGGAGCGCGCCCGCGAGCAGGCGACGGCGCTGGTCGATCAAGCGATCGGGCATCTGGCGAGCTTTGGCGATGAGGCGACGCTGCTGCGCGCCATTGCCCGCTATGTGGTGGAAAGGGACCGCTGA
- a CDS encoding molecular chaperone gives MFTKLRLGAVLLFLGIIASTSALAMRVSPMVSELSTTGGGAVARIEVGNVGSVSMPFETKITRIDFDESGKLIETPADDDFITFPPQGLVPVSGRQVVRVQWIGRPDIPTSQAYYLWVRQLPVETNPQKIQGTDASVSIDILYTMKALIVVAPPGAKPDVEVVSLAPEMVLPPVPEIDPALKAAEPADAKPPEPQPGLKVVVANKGTRYALMSGAKWVVTATTADGKPFERTYGNEEVSQLVGVGYLAPAGGKRTFTIPTGVALDPAKPMTMRFIR, from the coding sequence TTGTTCACGAAACTGCGCCTCGGCGCGGTCCTGCTGTTTCTGGGCATCATCGCCTCGACCTCGGCGCTTGCGATGCGGGTGTCGCCAATGGTTTCCGAACTGTCGACTACCGGCGGCGGTGCCGTGGCGCGGATCGAAGTCGGCAACGTCGGCTCGGTCTCGATGCCCTTCGAAACCAAGATCACGCGCATCGATTTCGACGAATCGGGCAAGCTGATCGAAACCCCTGCCGACGACGACTTCATCACCTTTCCGCCGCAAGGCCTGGTCCCCGTGTCGGGCCGCCAGGTTGTTCGCGTGCAATGGATCGGTCGCCCCGACATCCCGACCTCGCAGGCCTATTATCTGTGGGTTCGCCAATTGCCGGTCGAAACCAATCCGCAAAAGATTCAGGGCACCGACGCATCGGTGTCGATCGACATTCTCTACACCATGAAGGCGTTGATCGTGGTCGCGCCGCCGGGGGCCAAGCCCGACGTCGAAGTGGTGTCGCTGGCGCCGGAAATGGTGCTGCCACCGGTGCCCGAAATCGACCCCGCGTTGAAAGCCGCCGAACCCGCCGATGCCAAGCCCCCCGAACCGCAGCCCGGCCTGAAGGTCGTGGTCGCCAACAAGGGCACGCGCTATGCCCTGATGAGCGGCGCCAAATGGGTCGTCACCGCGACCACCGCCGACGGCAAGCCCTTTGAACGTACCTATGGCAACGAAGAAGTGTCGCAGCTCGTCGGGGTCGGCTACCTCGCTCCGGCTGGCGGCAAGCGGACATTCACGATCCCGACCGGGGTCGCGCTCGATCCCGCGAAACCGATGACGATGCGGTTCATTCGGTGA
- a CDS encoding fimbria/pilus outer membrane usher protein, translating to MRLWVRGAGSAIAISVGLLSGQNAAASEVVETALPAANFVQSAIPDSPEALARRPDINPYNRDIEITAPLQFNRRVLGELPVLLTSDDRFVVGTEGFLALIGPLLTPEAQAELRALLGDKERFLPDDVSTSGIRLEYDPEQLAVLVLKIAPEKRSVEILYQNRQAEEPGDPPLPFSAFLNLSTTVSRISQTGNIEKPELFLNGAVRYNNLVLEADAQARRDFFTDKYKFERRYARLVYDQPEQARRWFLGDLDPETRGRQGFINMGGIGVVRQRQRFDSFRNNVLAGGRRLVLQEQSVVRVLRNGIYQREFTLDPGQYDISNLPLDTGSNNVQIEVQGQSGARETFDYQAYLDTIDLEPGDYEYGAYVGILDDGGFGNPDYSSKTPVFTGFWRKAFLNRPAIGIGAQLSEDVQNITGQTQFLLANSGRIRLDVGGSHSKEGTGYAATVGYDQIIGGATGYDTLTVIVDYTSRRYGTVGGIEGVNPISFNLSAAYTKRFSQKLFATTNVSYRKSRSPLFNDAYSLSTTANYRFNREWTAQFGAEYVKSGFPGGFGRNNGFGVTVGLVWQPRYNRRAEARYNSLRNNGSARYQQTVDNRAGSFGYSLATNYTDGATSVGGQVDYVGNRFDANLTHTVFGDSFDNIGDSQVTTLRVGSSIAYAGGKVAVGRTINDSFALVYPHKTLKDRQVIVGDALEGGNYVSKSGALGPAVQNSLTAFINQSVRYDVIDPPRGYDIGEGVKRVRPAYKSGYVIEVGSAAFVSAIGTLKGRDGQPLKLVSGILRRTDVADAKEEPFFTNTAGRFAIAKLEPGAEYSVQFHSGGHGAFTFRVPEDNDGLLELGVVELGRKEGP from the coding sequence GTGAGGTTGTGGGTCCGTGGTGCCGGGAGTGCCATCGCGATCAGTGTCGGACTGCTCAGCGGTCAGAACGCCGCCGCTTCCGAAGTCGTCGAGACCGCGCTGCCTGCCGCGAATTTTGTGCAGAGCGCCATCCCGGATTCGCCCGAAGCCTTGGCACGGCGTCCCGACATCAATCCGTATAACCGTGATATCGAAATCACCGCGCCGCTCCAGTTCAACCGCCGCGTGCTGGGCGAACTGCCGGTCCTGCTGACCAGCGACGATCGTTTCGTCGTCGGCACCGAGGGGTTTCTGGCGCTGATCGGGCCGTTGCTGACCCCTGAGGCGCAGGCCGAACTGCGCGCGCTGCTGGGCGACAAGGAACGGTTCCTGCCTGACGATGTCTCGACATCCGGCATCCGGCTCGAATATGATCCCGAGCAACTCGCGGTGCTGGTGCTGAAGATTGCGCCCGAAAAACGCTCGGTCGAAATCCTGTACCAGAACCGCCAGGCCGAAGAGCCGGGCGACCCGCCGCTGCCGTTCAGCGCCTTTTTGAACCTCAGCACGACCGTGTCGCGCATTTCGCAGACCGGCAATATCGAAAAGCCCGAGCTGTTCCTGAACGGCGCCGTGCGTTACAACAATCTGGTGCTCGAAGCCGACGCGCAGGCGCGGCGCGATTTCTTCACCGACAAATATAAATTCGAACGCCGCTATGCGCGGCTGGTCTATGACCAGCCCGAACAGGCGCGGCGGTGGTTCCTCGGCGACCTCGATCCCGAAACGCGCGGACGCCAGGGTTTCATCAACATGGGTGGGATCGGGGTGGTGCGCCAGCGCCAGCGCTTCGATTCGTTCCGCAACAATGTTCTGGCGGGCGGTCGGCGGCTGGTGCTGCAGGAACAATCGGTCGTACGCGTGCTCCGCAACGGCATCTATCAGCGCGAATTCACCCTCGATCCCGGCCAATATGATATTTCCAACCTGCCGCTCGATACCGGCAGCAACAATGTCCAGATCGAGGTGCAGGGTCAGTCGGGCGCGCGCGAAACCTTTGATTATCAGGCGTATCTTGACACCATCGACCTTGAACCCGGCGACTATGAATATGGCGCCTATGTCGGCATTCTTGACGATGGCGGATTCGGCAACCCCGACTATTCCAGCAAGACGCCGGTATTCACCGGCTTCTGGCGCAAGGCGTTTTTGAACCGGCCCGCGATCGGCATCGGCGCCCAGCTGTCGGAAGATGTCCAGAACATCACCGGCCAGACGCAGTTCCTGCTGGCGAACAGCGGCCGGATCCGTCTCGACGTCGGCGGCAGCCACAGCAAAGAGGGTACCGGCTATGCCGCGACGGTCGGTTATGACCAGATCATCGGCGGCGCGACCGGCTATGACACGCTGACCGTCATCGTCGATTACACCTCGCGCCGTTATGGCACGGTGGGCGGGATCGAGGGGGTCAATCCGATCTCGTTCAACCTCAGCGCCGCATATACCAAGCGTTTCTCGCAAAAATTGTTCGCGACGACGAACGTGTCGTATCGCAAGAGCCGCAGCCCGCTGTTCAACGATGCCTACAGCCTCAGCACCACCGCCAATTATCGCTTCAATCGCGAATGGACGGCACAGTTCGGTGCCGAATATGTGAAGTCGGGCTTTCCCGGCGGTTTCGGCCGCAACAACGGGTTTGGCGTGACGGTCGGCCTGGTCTGGCAGCCGCGCTATAACCGGCGTGCCGAGGCGCGCTACAATTCGCTCCGCAACAACGGCAGCGCGCGTTATCAGCAGACGGTCGACAATCGTGCCGGATCGTTCGGCTATTCGCTGGCGACCAATTACACCGACGGCGCGACCTCGGTTGGTGGGCAGGTCGATTATGTCGGCAACCGCTTCGACGCCAATCTGACCCATACTGTGTTCGGCGACAGTTTCGACAATATCGGCGACAGCCAGGTCACGACGTTGCGGGTCGGCAGTTCGATTGCCTATGCGGGCGGCAAGGTCGCGGTCGGCCGCACGATCAACGACAGCTTCGCGCTCGTCTATCCGCACAAGACGCTGAAGGATCGTCAGGTCATCGTCGGCGACGCGCTGGAGGGCGGCAATTATGTCAGCAAGAGCGGCGCACTCGGCCCCGCGGTGCAAAATTCGCTGACCGCCTTCATCAACCAGTCGGTGCGCTATGATGTGATCGACCCGCCGCGCGGCTATGACATCGGCGAAGGCGTCAAGCGCGTCCGGCCCGCCTACAAGAGCGGCTATGTGATCGAGGTCGGCAGCGCCGCATTCGTCAGCGCCATCGGCACGCTGAAAGGCCGCGACGGCCAGCCGTTGAAACTGGTGAGCGGCATCCTGCGCCGCACCGACGTCGCCGATGCAAAAGAAGAGCCGTTCTTTACCAATACGGCAGGCCGATTTGCTATCGCCAAGCTGGAGCCAGGCGCCGAATATAGCGTGCAGTTCCACTCGGGCGGCCATGGGGCATTTACGTTCCGGGTGCCCGAAGACAATGATGGCCTGTTGGAGCTCGGCGTGGTCGAGCTGGGGCGCAAGGAAGGTCCGTAA
- a CDS encoding helix-turn-helix domain-containing protein yields the protein MAISVFIDKAAPSGVKSRSARRQLRLRLRLQGAKARGVDVEVLVHNISATGLLLEGAATLAPGDAIQIDLPHAGATSARVIWASGPLYGCQFDAPISAATLSAAQLRAVVGTDGGEDASNKGAVSETFGVRLHRLRTAKRLTQVQIAAELGVSEQSISAWEQDKARPKMGRTKVLAALLGVELAELLGIGEPESLSDVVARAKAQLAEAADVGIDNVKIIIEI from the coding sequence ATGGCCATTTCTGTGTTCATCGACAAGGCTGCCCCTTCCGGGGTCAAGAGCCGCAGCGCACGACGACAGCTGCGTCTGCGACTGCGACTGCAGGGTGCCAAGGCGCGCGGCGTCGATGTCGAAGTGCTGGTGCACAATATTTCGGCAACGGGATTGCTGCTGGAAGGTGCGGCGACGCTGGCACCCGGCGACGCGATCCAAATCGATCTGCCGCACGCCGGCGCGACCAGCGCCCGGGTGATCTGGGCCAGCGGCCCCCTCTACGGCTGCCAGTTCGATGCGCCGATCTCGGCGGCCACGCTCAGCGCCGCCCAATTGCGCGCCGTGGTCGGCACCGACGGCGGCGAGGATGCCAGCAACAAGGGCGCCGTCAGCGAAACTTTTGGCGTCCGCCTGCACCGGCTGCGCACCGCGAAGCGGCTGACGCAGGTGCAGATCGCCGCCGAACTTGGCGTCAGCGAGCAATCGATCTCGGCCTGGGAGCAGGACAAGGCGCGGCCCAAAATGGGTCGGACAAAAGTGCTGGCGGCGCTGTTGGGGGTCGAGCTGGCGGAATTGCTGGGGATCGGCGAACCCGAAAGCCTGAGCGACGTCGTCGCCCGTGCCAAGGCGCAGCTTGCCGAGGCCGCCGATGTCGGCATCGACAATGTCAAGATCATCATCGAGATTTAG